One window of Rhodopirellula bahusiensis genomic DNA carries:
- a CDS encoding serine/threonine-protein kinase, with protein sequence MAEPEILGPYQIDSVIGRGGMGSVYRAHHAKSGEEVAVKLIAQHVADDMRFRRRFDAEIETLRRLRHPGIVRLIGYGEESGQLFYSMELVRGETLQKRIRDVKRLGWLPTLDIASQVCAALKHAHDIGVIHRDLKPANLILTDAGEVKLVDFGIAKLFGFGEQTLHGSVLGTADYMAPEQAGSYSITPRTDLYALGSVMYAMLAGRAPFAGKKVTQVVEALQRDRPVPLDLINPDIPAEVVEIVHQLLEKDPTDRPPTALAVLNRLKATRAGLQRGRTLNEQASRTQLGDEDFTPELPPNLAGDLDTRGHHHTDASREVSPDLPTNETGGDHITGRRVIGGEHPSNLADPLTDPAMTSTNDSATQSKNKEEAAKTHFQTIDSNQTPGGYLSDLHRAESLDSNWVQWASIAGMVLILLGGLSLFIYSIQTPSASTLFASLQEAELNGDLGSETSRMAQFLEAYPDDERAEQVLQWQRSAELESTYRQLKNRARSAGGSFKMPPAEQSLLQALTLRESSSVDAAKHLQAWLDVYSIEVDPEAAGYVLSPGDKLKHRLRLRELQQLETLVRDELERLKEEPSDLVANTQRELALRLRLTTALTLPPENKAKVLQGIVTLYEEQDWAAEIVTDAKQQLEATE encoded by the coding sequence ATGGCTGAGCCAGAAATTCTGGGGCCGTACCAGATTGATAGCGTCATCGGCCGCGGCGGAATGGGGTCGGTCTATCGGGCTCACCATGCAAAGTCCGGTGAAGAAGTCGCCGTGAAGCTGATCGCTCAACACGTCGCCGACGACATGCGATTCCGCCGACGTTTTGACGCGGAAATCGAAACTCTTCGCCGACTACGTCATCCGGGTATCGTCCGCCTAATTGGCTACGGCGAAGAATCCGGGCAACTGTTCTATTCCATGGAACTGGTTCGCGGCGAGACACTGCAAAAACGAATTCGCGATGTCAAACGATTGGGCTGGTTGCCAACCTTGGACATCGCTTCACAAGTTTGTGCGGCCCTGAAACACGCTCACGACATCGGCGTGATCCACCGCGACCTCAAACCAGCTAACTTGATTTTGACCGACGCGGGCGAAGTCAAACTGGTCGACTTTGGAATCGCCAAACTGTTTGGCTTTGGCGAACAAACTTTGCACGGATCGGTGCTCGGGACCGCTGACTATATGGCGCCGGAACAAGCCGGCAGCTATTCGATCACGCCTCGCACCGATCTGTACGCTCTCGGCAGCGTCATGTACGCGATGCTGGCCGGACGAGCCCCTTTCGCGGGCAAGAAAGTCACGCAAGTCGTCGAAGCTTTGCAACGAGATCGACCGGTGCCCCTGGATTTGATCAATCCTGACATCCCGGCCGAAGTGGTCGAGATCGTGCATCAACTGCTGGAAAAAGATCCTACCGATCGGCCACCAACCGCACTCGCGGTCCTCAATCGATTGAAAGCCACACGTGCCGGACTGCAACGTGGTCGCACACTGAACGAACAAGCGTCTCGCACTCAACTCGGCGACGAAGACTTCACACCGGAGTTGCCGCCTAACTTGGCCGGCGACCTCGACACTCGCGGACATCATCACACCGATGCCTCTCGCGAGGTCTCGCCTGATCTACCAACCAACGAAACCGGTGGCGATCATATCACCGGTCGACGTGTCATTGGGGGCGAACATCCCAGCAACCTCGCCGATCCGCTAACCGATCCGGCGATGACCAGCACCAACGACTCAGCGACTCAATCCAAGAACAAAGAAGAAGCGGCTAAGACTCACTTTCAAACCATCGATTCCAACCAAACGCCCGGTGGCTATCTGTCGGACCTTCACCGCGCAGAAAGCTTGGATTCAAACTGGGTGCAATGGGCGTCGATCGCCGGGATGGTTTTGATCCTTTTGGGCGGTCTCTCGCTGTTCATCTATTCCATCCAAACCCCATCCGCCTCCACATTGTTCGCCTCGTTACAAGAGGCTGAATTGAATGGAGATTTGGGATCGGAAACCTCTCGCATGGCTCAATTTTTGGAAGCCTATCCGGACGATGAACGCGCCGAACAAGTCCTTCAGTGGCAACGTTCTGCTGAACTCGAATCGACTTACCGTCAGCTTAAAAATCGTGCCCGGTCTGCGGGTGGTTCTTTCAAGATGCCACCGGCGGAACAGTCGCTGCTGCAGGCCCTAACACTGCGAGAATCTTCCAGCGTCGATGCAGCGAAACACCTGCAAGCTTGGCTGGACGTCTATTCCATCGAGGTCGATCCCGAAGCCGCGGGCTACGTTCTCTCGCCGGGCGACAAACTGAAGCACCGACTTCGACTGAGAGAACTGCAACAACTTGAAACACTCGTTCGCGATGAACTCGAACGCTTGAAAGAGGAGCCTTCCGACCTCGTCGCCAACACCCAGCGTGAACTCGCCCTGCGATTGCGACTCACGACTGCATTGACGTTGCCACCTGAGAACAAAGCCAAAGTGTTACAAGGAATCGTCACGCTTTATGAAGAACAAGACTGGGCGGCGGAAATCGTCACCGATGCCAAGCAGCAGTTGGAAGCGACGGAGTGA
- a CDS encoding aldose 1-epimerase family protein: MATESVVVREVEDRDLRIQWDTSSPLHLDLSTRVGDWTVRHGVFRGGVSEGVEIVRLKNSRMHVDVLPTRGMSIWRIECDGVRFGWNSPVNGPVHPNHVPVSEPSGLGWLSGFDELVVRCGLESNGAPQHDANGKLEFPLHGHIANTPADSLSLEFDEASGRVELIAETIETRLFFKRFRMRSRIRVHADRTEVELLDDVTNELATPRTMQMLYHINLGAPILGENSRVVSTLDELAPKDAHAAEEMDRWDQFDGPTTGQSERVYFGRPRADETGYTHAMLMSPDQDRGFAVSFKTSTLPAFVLWKNTAAESDGYVAGLEPATGFPNRRGFEEQQGRLVDVGAGETKSFRIKLHPLMDTESVESMRQKIQTLTEEGEPTEVSNDPRADWTDLDG, from the coding sequence ATGGCCACCGAATCCGTCGTTGTCCGAGAAGTCGAAGACCGTGACCTACGCATCCAGTGGGACACCAGCAGTCCTCTGCACTTGGATTTGTCGACTCGAGTAGGCGATTGGACGGTCCGTCACGGCGTCTTTCGCGGTGGCGTGAGCGAAGGCGTCGAAATCGTCCGACTCAAAAACAGCCGAATGCACGTGGATGTGCTGCCAACTCGCGGCATGTCCATCTGGCGAATCGAGTGCGACGGAGTCCGCTTTGGCTGGAATTCCCCGGTCAACGGTCCAGTCCATCCAAACCATGTCCCCGTTTCTGAACCCAGCGGATTGGGTTGGTTGTCAGGTTTCGATGAACTGGTCGTGCGGTGCGGTTTGGAAAGCAACGGTGCACCTCAACACGACGCCAACGGAAAACTCGAGTTTCCGCTGCACGGGCACATCGCCAACACACCCGCAGATTCTTTGTCACTGGAATTCGACGAAGCCAGCGGACGCGTCGAGTTGATCGCTGAAACCATCGAAACAAGGCTGTTTTTCAAGCGTTTCCGAATGCGATCACGAATTCGCGTTCACGCCGATCGAACCGAAGTCGAGTTGCTCGACGACGTGACCAACGAACTGGCGACGCCGCGGACGATGCAGATGCTTTATCACATCAACCTCGGGGCTCCGATCCTCGGCGAAAACAGCCGCGTCGTTTCAACGCTCGACGAATTGGCTCCCAAAGACGCTCACGCGGCCGAGGAAATGGATCGCTGGGACCAGTTCGATGGACCAACCACCGGCCAATCCGAACGGGTTTACTTCGGCCGCCCTCGGGCCGATGAAACCGGTTACACGCACGCGATGCTGATGTCGCCCGATCAAGACCGCGGCTTCGCTGTCAGCTTCAAAACTTCCACGCTGCCCGCTTTCGTACTTTGGAAGAACACTGCCGCTGAATCGGACGGGTACGTGGCCGGCCTGGAACCCGCAACCGGTTTCCCCAATCGACGCGGATTTGAAGAGCAACAAGGACGACTGGTCGATGTCGGTGCCGGAGAAACAAAGTCATTCCGCATCAAATTGCATCCTTTGATGGACACTGAATCAGTCGAAAGCATGCGACAAAAAATCCAAACGCTCACGGAAGAAGGTGAGCCGACGGAAGTTTCCAACGACCCGCGAGCGGATTGGACGGACCTCGATGGCTGA
- a CDS encoding cupin domain-containing protein, translated as MSTVKLDEGLIQGDSVSSILDSAMDAHGGVLRLTPTWVPRSFLHPGRRIKLHPSDYYRFGADRGGIDERWFGSTTDAANEGRVWHEGQSFCLFEGQKFMLKDAVAERGNDIVGEAIYSKYNRWPVYSKFFDNMGPIPHHMHQSFEDAELVGQEGKPESYYFPPQLNNVDNNFSYTFMGLEPGTQPEDVRRCLENWNEGDNGILDLSRAYRLKRGTGWLIPPGVLHAPGSLCTYEPQWGSDVFGMYQSIVEGRYVPWSLLVKDMPEDKHQDLDFIVGQLDWDKNVDTHFKNSNYLEPVRDEKRSGDGYEDLWIVYGTVDGDQLFSAKELTIAPGAKCVLKDGAASSWITVQGRGRIGNLDLQTPAMIRFGENTTDEVFISHVAATNGVEIENLGSEPLVGLRYFGPNAHTDLPKAGS; from the coding sequence ATGAGCACCGTGAAGTTAGACGAAGGATTGATTCAGGGCGACAGCGTTTCCAGTATCCTTGATTCTGCCATGGACGCCCATGGTGGTGTACTGCGGTTGACTCCGACCTGGGTTCCGCGTTCGTTTCTGCATCCGGGACGTCGGATCAAATTGCATCCTTCGGATTATTACCGATTCGGTGCGGATCGCGGCGGGATTGACGAACGCTGGTTCGGCAGCACCACCGACGCAGCCAACGAAGGCCGAGTGTGGCACGAAGGCCAGAGTTTTTGCTTGTTCGAAGGCCAAAAATTCATGCTCAAAGATGCCGTCGCCGAACGAGGCAACGACATCGTTGGAGAAGCAATCTACTCGAAGTACAACCGCTGGCCGGTGTACTCGAAATTCTTCGACAACATGGGCCCGATTCCGCACCACATGCACCAGTCGTTTGAAGATGCGGAATTGGTCGGACAAGAAGGCAAGCCGGAAAGTTACTACTTCCCGCCTCAGCTGAACAACGTCGACAACAATTTCTCGTACACGTTCATGGGATTGGAACCTGGCACCCAACCCGAAGACGTTCGTCGTTGCTTGGAAAACTGGAACGAAGGCGACAACGGAATCTTAGATCTCAGTCGTGCGTACCGTCTGAAACGTGGTACGGGTTGGTTGATCCCACCGGGAGTCCTGCACGCGCCGGGTTCGTTGTGCACGTACGAGCCACAATGGGGCAGTGACGTGTTTGGCATGTACCAGTCGATCGTGGAAGGCCGCTATGTGCCTTGGTCATTGCTGGTCAAGGACATGCCCGAAGACAAGCACCAAGATCTCGACTTCATCGTCGGTCAATTGGACTGGGACAAGAACGTCGACACGCACTTCAAGAACAGCAATTACCTCGAGCCCGTTCGCGATGAAAAACGCAGCGGCGATGGGTACGAAGATTTGTGGATCGTTTACGGCACGGTCGATGGCGATCAATTGTTCAGCGCGAAAGAGCTGACGATTGCTCCGGGTGCCAAGTGCGTTTTGAAAGACGGTGCAGCGAGCAGCTGGATCACCGTGCAAGGCCGCGGCCGGATCGGGAACCTCGACCTGCAAACTCCCGCGATGATTCGCTTTGGTGAGAACACGACCGACGAAGTGTTCATCAGCCACGTGGCAGCCACCAACGGCGTCGAGATCGAGAACTTGGGCAGCGAACCATTGGTTGGCCTGCGTTACTTCGGCCCCAACGCTCACACCGATCTGCCCAAAGCCGGCAGCTGA
- a CDS encoding Y4yA family PLP-dependent enzyme has translation MNRSILPNRAESPAPASSDDHASDLRSRCRGVVPLDAIWMPWMTDLASNPVRVEQLIQLHGSPVNVLTSNPMRATICDLKTVAAEANLPLQIHLARKANKCVEFVRAGIPNSIGFDVASESELRQTLGEFEGSLDEPFEDSILCTAAIKPDGLIRLCVTENVTLVIDNADELATLREVLACIEQPAPVARIAFRLQPCRQKFPALATRFGTPASELVRLAKTVLDDQRIEVVGVHFHVQRSHEQFAPQFTRSLIEDALETVDRLRETGHSIAWLDMGGGFPINYLRDESQWRRFLALAQPDPASNGEFAIDREMTWSQRPLIDVDPAWQPWNAVHWFREVLTPTLVSEITRRELTLKCEPGRALLDGCGMTIAEVQFVKNGSDDELLVGLMMNSSQCRTTRDDFLVDPIVIGKSNSPDPAANDNNDDETTGFFVGGYCTESEVLMQRRFRFPHGISRGDLVLIPNTAAYQMHFAESQAHQMPLAANVFF, from the coding sequence ATGAACCGCAGCATCCTTCCAAACCGCGCCGAATCCCCCGCTCCGGCATCTTCGGACGATCACGCAAGCGATCTTCGCAGCCGGTGCCGTGGCGTGGTCCCGCTGGACGCGATCTGGATGCCGTGGATGACCGATTTGGCCAGCAACCCAGTTCGCGTGGAGCAACTGATCCAGCTCCACGGATCGCCGGTCAACGTTCTGACATCCAATCCGATGCGGGCAACCATTTGCGATTTGAAAACTGTCGCCGCCGAAGCGAACCTGCCGCTGCAAATTCATTTGGCTCGCAAAGCCAACAAGTGCGTCGAGTTTGTCCGAGCCGGCATTCCCAATTCGATCGGCTTCGATGTCGCCAGCGAATCGGAACTCAGACAAACGCTCGGCGAGTTCGAGGGTTCCCTCGACGAACCATTTGAAGATTCGATTCTCTGCACCGCCGCGATCAAGCCAGACGGGTTGATTCGCTTGTGCGTGACCGAGAACGTCACCCTGGTGATCGACAACGCGGATGAACTTGCGACGTTACGTGAAGTCCTCGCGTGTATAGAACAGCCGGCGCCGGTCGCCCGAATTGCATTTCGCTTGCAACCGTGCCGTCAGAAATTCCCGGCCCTCGCTACGCGATTCGGAACGCCAGCAAGTGAACTCGTGCGGCTCGCGAAAACAGTTTTGGATGACCAACGAATCGAGGTCGTCGGGGTTCATTTTCATGTTCAAAGATCCCACGAGCAATTCGCTCCGCAGTTCACTAGGTCGCTGATCGAAGACGCACTCGAAACAGTCGACCGACTTCGCGAAACCGGGCACTCGATCGCGTGGTTGGACATGGGTGGCGGTTTCCCGATCAACTACCTCCGCGATGAATCTCAGTGGCGGAGGTTTCTCGCTCTGGCTCAACCAGACCCCGCGAGCAATGGCGAATTCGCGATCGACCGCGAAATGACGTGGAGTCAGCGGCCATTGATAGACGTCGATCCAGCCTGGCAGCCTTGGAACGCGGTACACTGGTTTCGCGAAGTGCTGACACCGACGCTCGTGAGTGAAATCACCCGTCGCGAATTGACTTTGAAGTGTGAACCCGGACGGGCGTTGCTGGACGGATGCGGAATGACGATCGCCGAAGTTCAGTTTGTCAAAAACGGCTCAGACGACGAACTGCTCGTTGGGTTGATGATGAACAGCTCTCAGTGCAGGACGACTCGCGACGATTTCTTGGTCGATCCAATCGTCATCGGAAAGTCGAACTCGCCCGATCCCGCGGCGAACGACAACAACGATGATGAAACAACCGGCTTCTTCGTCGGCGGCTACTGCACCGAATCGGAGGTCCTGATGCAACGACGTTTCCGCTTCCCGCATGGAATTTCGCGAGGCGACCTTGTGCTGATCCCCAACACGGCCGCCTATCAAATGCACTTCGCCGAAAGCCAAGCTCACCAAATGCCATTGGCGGCAAACGTGTTCTTCTAA
- a CDS encoding secretin N-terminal domain-containing protein encodes MTGKLIRLNQRKRSAKLATAKRVALALAIATSTAMGVSAQRPNQPQLKHVKVPASVAESVATRLSLQYLDQPGVTITPDDRPGGGLLVLAPPNLQNKIAADASTLSSSLAQVAGSQVATPITVHLVNITWREVEDALRIIAGEDVPVTTSRNGERASFTLTMEKRGGSTTRVEVDRRSNAVTLTTSPMMHNTWRKTIQAIDQAPRFAGEETRVYMLQYAKIASVQRAIRLLRDLDPKSGSGTSARPASNRTQPNFRTAAFQNDGGTAPDGAADVAPADDDVDGEDPAGPIGDPEIQFVPESGLIIVKGNKRDIQRVMDIVKDIEEKSKLTQPEIEVRQLQHADSNAVAALLTQLYEDVLSARQGDVSITALDSPNALLLIGRKEAIEAVNNLIEKIDQPIPDTDRLRVFRLQHASATDAEATIQTFFTNQPGGDEENRPGLGVRVRISADYRTNSLIVSASPRDLAEVTRLVEEIDVQKIPSTAEIKVFPLTNARAEDMVEVLQDSISGEPENIAGDTTNAATSLSIVSLNSPGNPILDSGILSGAVITADSNVNAVVVRAPAGGMPLIGELIRQLDQTPGIDSLVKVFTIENGDATQLTTALQNLFGEDAATNGTSVGAGNLGDLPSLSASESALTPLVFSTDIRTNSIIASGSAEDLEVVESILLRLDSEGFAERITEVIWLKHQIAENISTAITNYVSQRQQSRNVITQFQQGLGPLDLPDRDIVAVAEGQTNSILLSVSPRIYEEIRQLIDRLDRRPPMVLIKTLIAEVQLDDGFEIGGEFGLQDSLLFDRGKATGAIATANPASDPGFNFGGTSLPNSNSFGQENVASQGLTSFGANASQLTQLSGLNSGGFVFSAASESVNLFLRTLRVANRLQILSRPEIMTADNTEGFVQVGQSFPRPTELSFTGGTGGTASQPIIGIEDEEIGIILRVTPRVGADGLILMAIDASRSDINNNEGQIIGAFQDDVPIFVPAIDRTQAQATITAFDGQTVVFGGLIQKVRQNRTRRVPYLSDVPVLGTFFKYDSEIEQRSELLVVMTPILVTGHEDLEYVKQVESSRMSWCLADVVEMHGDVGLSGGYGLWGPAVGPTIYPDIHPTVDVFPAADMPGGGRAMKGGMVPPGTVINSVEGHVVPGSTNQLPSDVKLNPGESIIHNDWIEAPQGSMPTPQQGLPVDQLPPPVTSTPGEFLPAPASSGVPVTGAGFTGTKQAGPTTSPSGTKVQAKQVSARTPAKPAVETPAAEKPAGEDAPAKKRWFNFNRSK; translated from the coding sequence GTGACCGGCAAGCTCATTCGACTCAATCAACGGAAGCGTTCCGCGAAACTGGCGACCGCAAAACGAGTTGCCCTCGCTCTGGCAATCGCGACCTCGACGGCCATGGGCGTCTCCGCTCAGCGTCCCAATCAGCCTCAACTGAAGCACGTCAAAGTGCCAGCTTCGGTGGCCGAATCGGTTGCGACTCGCTTGAGCCTTCAGTACTTGGACCAACCCGGTGTGACGATCACGCCTGACGACCGTCCAGGCGGTGGATTGTTGGTTCTGGCTCCGCCCAATTTGCAAAACAAGATTGCCGCGGACGCCTCCACTTTGTCCAGCAGCCTGGCTCAAGTCGCCGGTTCACAAGTGGCGACGCCGATCACCGTGCATCTGGTCAACATCACTTGGCGCGAAGTCGAAGACGCCTTGCGAATCATCGCTGGCGAAGATGTGCCAGTGACGACCAGCCGCAATGGCGAGCGAGCATCGTTCACCTTGACGATGGAAAAACGTGGCGGCAGCACGACTCGAGTCGAGGTTGATCGTCGCTCCAACGCGGTCACGCTGACCACCAGCCCGATGATGCACAACACGTGGCGCAAGACGATCCAAGCGATCGATCAGGCACCTCGTTTTGCCGGCGAAGAAACTCGCGTTTACATGTTGCAGTACGCAAAAATTGCTTCGGTCCAACGTGCGATTCGTTTGCTTCGAGACTTGGACCCGAAGAGCGGTTCGGGAACGTCGGCACGCCCCGCGTCCAACCGGACTCAGCCTAATTTCCGCACCGCGGCTTTCCAAAATGACGGTGGCACGGCGCCGGACGGAGCGGCTGATGTTGCTCCCGCCGATGACGATGTCGACGGCGAAGATCCTGCGGGTCCCATCGGCGATCCCGAGATTCAGTTCGTTCCTGAGTCCGGACTGATCATCGTCAAAGGCAACAAACGCGATATCCAACGCGTCATGGATATCGTCAAAGACATCGAAGAAAAGAGCAAGCTGACTCAGCCGGAAATTGAAGTTCGTCAGCTTCAGCATGCTGACTCCAACGCGGTTGCTGCACTGCTCACGCAGCTCTACGAAGACGTTTTGTCGGCTCGCCAAGGCGATGTCAGCATCACGGCTCTCGATTCACCCAACGCATTGTTGTTGATTGGTCGCAAAGAAGCGATCGAAGCGGTCAACAACTTGATCGAGAAGATTGACCAGCCGATTCCCGACACGGATCGTTTGCGAGTCTTCCGTTTGCAGCACGCTTCGGCGACTGACGCGGAAGCCACCATTCAGACGTTCTTCACCAACCAACCAGGCGGCGATGAAGAGAATCGTCCGGGATTGGGTGTTCGCGTCCGGATCTCAGCCGATTACCGCACCAACTCGCTGATCGTCAGTGCTTCGCCACGCGATCTCGCGGAAGTCACGCGTTTGGTCGAAGAGATCGACGTACAGAAGATTCCATCGACGGCTGAAATCAAAGTCTTTCCTTTGACGAACGCTCGTGCGGAAGACATGGTCGAGGTGTTGCAAGACTCGATCTCGGGCGAGCCAGAAAACATCGCGGGTGACACCACAAACGCGGCAACTTCGTTGTCAATCGTTTCGTTGAATTCACCCGGCAACCCGATTCTCGATTCGGGCATCTTGAGCGGTGCCGTGATCACCGCCGACAGCAACGTCAATGCGGTTGTCGTTCGTGCTCCCGCCGGTGGCATGCCATTGATCGGCGAACTGATTCGTCAGCTCGATCAAACACCCGGCATCGATTCGCTGGTCAAGGTGTTCACCATCGAAAACGGTGACGCAACGCAGTTGACCACGGCTCTGCAAAACTTGTTCGGCGAGGATGCCGCAACCAACGGAACCAGCGTCGGTGCGGGCAACCTCGGCGATCTGCCATCGTTGTCAGCATCCGAAAGTGCTTTGACACCGCTCGTCTTCTCGACCGACATTCGCACCAACAGCATCATCGCCAGCGGTTCGGCCGAAGACTTGGAAGTGGTCGAGAGCATCTTGTTGCGACTCGATAGCGAAGGCTTCGCGGAACGCATCACCGAAGTGATTTGGCTCAAGCACCAGATTGCGGAGAACATTTCGACTGCGATCACCAACTATGTTTCTCAGCGTCAGCAATCCCGCAATGTGATCACGCAGTTCCAGCAAGGCCTCGGACCTTTGGACTTGCCCGATCGCGACATTGTCGCGGTTGCCGAAGGACAAACGAATAGCATTTTGCTCAGCGTTTCGCCGCGGATTTACGAAGAAATTCGCCAATTGATCGATCGTTTGGACCGACGTCCACCGATGGTTCTGATCAAAACATTGATCGCAGAAGTCCAACTGGATGACGGATTCGAAATCGGCGGTGAGTTTGGGCTACAAGATTCGCTGTTGTTCGACCGCGGCAAGGCCACGGGTGCCATCGCCACGGCGAATCCTGCATCTGATCCGGGATTCAATTTCGGCGGCACAAGTCTGCCGAACAGCAACTCTTTTGGGCAGGAAAACGTTGCGTCGCAAGGTTTGACAAGCTTCGGAGCCAACGCCAGTCAGCTGACGCAGTTGAGTGGACTGAACTCAGGCGGCTTTGTCTTCTCCGCGGCGAGCGAGTCAGTCAATCTGTTCTTGCGGACCTTGCGAGTAGCGAACCGACTGCAGATTCTGAGTCGACCTGAAATCATGACGGCCGACAACACGGAAGGATTCGTCCAGGTTGGTCAGAGTTTCCCTCGTCCGACCGAGTTGTCCTTTACTGGAGGGACGGGCGGCACGGCTTCGCAACCCATCATCGGGATCGAAGACGAGGAAATTGGGATCATCCTGCGGGTCACTCCACGTGTTGGGGCTGACGGCTTGATTTTGATGGCCATCGATGCCAGCCGTAGCGATATCAACAACAACGAAGGCCAGATCATCGGGGCCTTCCAAGATGATGTTCCGATCTTCGTTCCTGCGATTGATCGAACTCAGGCACAGGCCACGATCACTGCCTTCGATGGCCAAACGGTTGTCTTTGGCGGTTTGATCCAGAAGGTCCGTCAGAATCGAACTCGTCGGGTTCCCTATCTGTCGGATGTCCCAGTGTTGGGCACCTTCTTCAAATATGACTCCGAGATCGAGCAGCGAAGCGAACTGTTGGTCGTCATGACACCGATCCTGGTGACCGGTCATGAAGACCTGGAATACGTCAAGCAAGTTGAGTCCAGCCGGATGAGTTGGTGCTTGGCCGACGTGGTGGAGATGCACGGCGATGTTGGATTGTCGGGTGGCTATGGATTGTGGGGACCCGCTGTTGGCCCAACGATCTACCCAGACATTCATCCCACAGTGGATGTCTTCCCAGCGGCCGACATGCCCGGTGGTGGTCGAGCGATGAAGGGTGGCATGGTTCCTCCGGGGACCGTCATCAATTCGGTCGAAGGACACGTGGTGCCTGGTTCGACGAATCAGTTGCCATCTGATGTGAAGTTGAATCCTGGCGAGTCAATCATCCACAATGATTGGATCGAGGCTCCGCAGGGATCGATGCCCACGCCACAACAAGGGTTGCCCGTCGATCAATTGCCTCCACCCGTGACATCGACACCTGGCGAATTTTTGCCGGCACCCGCATCAAGCGGCGTTCCGGTGACCGGGGCAGGTTTCACTGGAACAAAGCAAGCTGGTCCGACCACTTCCCCATCGGGCACGAAGGTGCAAGCCAAACAAGTTTCGGCTCGGACACCTGCCAAGCCCGCTGTTGAAACACCTGCGGCTGAAAAGCCGGCTGGTGAAGATGCTCCGGCGAAGAAGCGTTGGTTCAATTTCAATCGTTCCAAGTAG